The Clostridioides sp. ES-S-0010-02 genome window below encodes:
- the truA gene encoding tRNA pseudouridine(38-40) synthase TruA has product MRNIKITIQYDGRNYCGWQKQPDSLGIQGTIEKAIYEIMNEEVKLIGSGRTDSGVHALAQTANFKISSSISIESVPMALNAKLPKDISVIEACEVNDDFHSRYSAKGKTYKYLIYNSKFRHPILNSISYQVKYELDFEKMCIESKSLLGTHDFKGFMSSGSSVKDTIRTIYDINIKKTDDLITLEISGDGFLYNMVRIIVGTLVDIGRGRINESFLDIIESKNRSRCGHTAPAQGLFLKKVHY; this is encoded by the coding sequence ATGAGAAATATAAAGATTACAATCCAATATGATGGTAGAAATTATTGTGGATGGCAGAAGCAACCAGATTCTCTAGGGATACAAGGTACAATTGAAAAGGCTATATATGAGATAATGAATGAAGAAGTTAAACTTATAGGCTCAGGTAGAACTGATTCAGGGGTTCATGCTCTTGCACAAACTGCAAATTTTAAAATTAGTTCAAGTATAAGTATAGAAAGTGTACCAATGGCACTAAATGCTAAATTACCAAAAGACATATCAGTTATAGAAGCATGTGAAGTTAATGATGACTTTCATTCAAGATATAGTGCAAAAGGAAAAACATATAAATATTTAATATATAACAGTAAGTTTAGACACCCAATACTTAACAGCATATCATATCAAGTAAAGTATGAACTTGATTTTGAAAAAATGTGTATAGAATCAAAAAGTCTATTGGGTACACATGATTTTAAAGGTTTTATGAGTTCTGGTTCATCTGTAAAAGATACAATACGAACAATATATGATATAAATATAAAAAAAACAGATGATTTGATTACTTTAGAAATTAGTGGAGATGGGTTCTTATATAATATGGTGAGAATTATTGTTGGAACACTTGTTGATATAGGACGTGGTAGAATTAATGAATCATTTTTAGATATAATAGAATCTAAAAACAGATCAAGATGTGGACATACAGCTCCAGCACAAGGATTATTTCTTAAAAAAGTTCATTATTAA
- the rpmJ gene encoding 50S ribosomal protein L36, producing the protein MKVRPSVKPICEKCKVIKRKGKVMVICENPKHKQKQG; encoded by the coding sequence ATGAAAGTTAGACCATCAGTAAAACCAATATGTGAAAAATGCAAAGTAATAAAAAGAAAAGGAAAAGTAATGGTTATCTGTGAAAATCCAAAGCATAAGCAAAAACAAGGATAA
- the cwlD gene encoding N-acetylmuramoyl-L-alanine amidase CwlD, translating to MRKYIKHIIFSFVMVCLVIVSIFEVKNISEDVIKYMPITNKTIILDAGHGGIDPGALNKDKSTSEKDINLAITLKLRELIESSGGLVILTREDDSSLYKEENNKTTRQKYNENLKNRKEIISNSNANMFVSIHLNAFEQSKYYGAQTFYPKDKQDSKELSKCIQEELKRVVDKTNNREVKPRDDIYLLKENNIPSVLIECGFLSNEKECKLLTDETYQEKIAWAIYIGIQKYLS from the coding sequence GTGAGAAAGTACATAAAACATATAATTTTTAGTTTTGTTATGGTATGTCTAGTAATAGTATCAATATTTGAAGTGAAAAATATTTCTGAAGATGTTATTAAATATATGCCAATAACAAATAAAACAATAATTCTAGATGCTGGTCATGGAGGTATTGACCCAGGCGCATTAAACAAGGATAAGAGCACATCTGAGAAAGATATCAACTTAGCAATAACACTTAAGCTTAGAGAGCTTATAGAATCAAGTGGAGGTCTTGTAATATTAACTAGAGAAGATGACAGTAGCCTCTATAAAGAAGAAAATAATAAAACAACAAGACAAAAATATAATGAGAACTTGAAAAATAGAAAAGAAATAATCTCTAATTCCAATGCTAATATGTTTGTATCCATACATCTAAATGCATTCGAACAATCTAAATACTATGGAGCTCAGACATTTTATCCTAAAGATAAGCAAGATAGCAAGGAATTATCAAAGTGTATTCAAGAAGAACTTAAAAGAGTAGTAGATAAAACAAATAACAGAGAAGTTAAGCCACGAGATGACATATACCTTTTGAAAGAAAATAATATTCCATCAGTATTAATAGAATGTGGTTTTCTATCAAATGAAAAAGAATGTAAACTTTTGACAGATGAAACATATCAAGAAAAGATAGCATGGGCAATATACATAGGTATACAGAAATATCTAAGTTGA
- the rpsM gene encoding 30S ribosomal protein S13, protein MARIAGVDLPREKRAEIGLTYIYGIGKATANEILAKAEINPDTRIKDLSEDQVNELRKVIDDDFLVEGDLRREIALNIKRLRDIKCYRGIRHGKGLPLRGQRTKTNARTRKGPRKTVSRKKKK, encoded by the coding sequence ATGGCAAGAATAGCTGGGGTAGATTTACCTAGAGAAAAAAGAGCGGAGATAGGCTTAACTTATATATATGGTATAGGTAAAGCAACTGCTAACGAAATATTAGCTAAAGCTGAGATAAATCCAGATACAAGAATAAAAGATTTATCAGAAGATCAAGTTAATGAGTTAAGAAAAGTTATAGATGACGATTTCTTAGTTGAAGGTGACTTAAGAAGAGAAATTGCTTTAAACATAAAGAGATTAAGAGATATAAAATGTTATAGAGGAATTAGACATGGTAAAGGTCTTCCATTAAGAGGACAAAGAACTAAAACTAATGCTAGAACTAGAAAAGGTCCTAGAAAAACAGTATCTCGTAAAAAGAAAAAATAA
- the infA gene encoding translation initiation factor IF-1: MAKKDVIELEGTVSEALPNAMFKVKLENGHEILCHISGKLRMNFIRILEGDKVNVELSPYDLTRGRITWRKK, translated from the coding sequence ATGGCCAAAAAAGATGTTATAGAATTAGAAGGTACAGTTTCAGAAGCTTTACCTAATGCTATGTTTAAAGTTAAACTAGAAAATGGACATGAGATATTATGCCACATTTCTGGAAAGCTAAGAATGAACTTCATAAGAATTCTTGAAGGTGATAAGGTGAATGTTGAACTTTCTCCATATGACCTTACAAGAGGAAGAATCACTTGGCGTAAGAAGTAG
- a CDS encoding energy-coupling factor transporter ATPase codes for MSIIVKNLTHIYNEGMPFASKALDDVSFEIKDRDFVGLIGHTGSGKSTLIQHLNGLLKPSSGEIFINDFNITDKNLNLTEIRKRVGVVFQYPEYQLFEETIDKDIAFGPANLGLEEAEIHNRVKASMEAVGLDYEEFKDKSPFELSGGQKRRVAIAGVIAMNPEVLILDEPTAGLDPGGRDEIFNLIKNLHEKNNMTIILSSHSMDDMAKLAQTLIVMNHGKIEFMGTPRDVFKSNAIKLKEIGLDIPQVLELALKLREQGFDISEDILTLEEAKQEILRVVRGRGLC; via the coding sequence ATGTCAATTATAGTAAAGAACTTAACACATATATATAATGAAGGGATGCCTTTTGCAAGTAAAGCACTTGATGATGTATCTTTTGAGATTAAAGATAGAGATTTTGTTGGACTTATAGGTCATACAGGTTCAGGAAAGTCTACACTGATACAACATCTAAATGGATTATTAAAACCTTCCTCAGGAGAGATTTTTATAAATGATTTTAACATAACAGATAAGAATTTAAACTTAACTGAGATAAGAAAAAGAGTAGGTGTTGTATTTCAATATCCAGAATATCAATTATTTGAAGAAACAATTGATAAGGATATAGCTTTTGGACCCGCTAATTTAGGTTTAGAAGAGGCTGAGATACATAATAGGGTAAAAGCATCGATGGAAGCTGTAGGACTTGACTATGAGGAATTTAAAGATAAATCTCCATTTGAATTATCAGGAGGTCAAAAGCGTAGAGTTGCAATAGCTGGAGTTATAGCAATGAACCCAGAAGTACTTATATTAGATGAACCAACTGCAGGTCTTGATCCTGGTGGAAGAGATGAAATTTTTAATTTAATAAAAAACTTACATGAAAAAAACAATATGACTATAATATTGTCATCACATAGTATGGATGATATGGCAAAGTTGGCACAAACGTTAATTGTTATGAATCATGGTAAAATAGAATTTATGGGTACTCCTAGAGATGTATTTAAATCAAATGCTATTAAATTAAAAGAAATTGGTTTAGATATTCCACAGGTTTTAGAACTTGCATTGAAATTAAGAGAACAAGGTTTTGACATTAGTGAAGATATATTGACTTTAGAAGAAGCAAAACAGGAAATATTAAGAGTTGTGAGAGGGCGAGGATTATGTTAA
- the rplM gene encoding 50S ribosomal protein L13, with protein MKSYIAKPADVQRKWYLVDAEGKTLGRIATEIATVLRGKHKPTFTPHVDGGDFVVVVNAEKVVLSGKKLDQKYYRYHTGYVGGLKEISYRDMMDKKPEEVIAHAVNGMLPKNKLRSRMMTRLRVFAGAEHTHAAQNPEVLNFK; from the coding sequence ATGAAAAGTTATATAGCTAAGCCAGCTGATGTACAAAGAAAATGGTACTTAGTTGATGCTGAAGGAAAAACATTAGGTCGTATAGCAACAGAAATTGCGACAGTATTGAGAGGTAAACATAAACCAACATTTACTCCTCACGTTGATGGTGGAGATTTTGTTGTTGTAGTAAATGCAGAAAAAGTAGTTTTAAGTGGAAAAAAATTAGATCAAAAATATTACAGATACCACACTGGTTATGTAGGTGGATTAAAAGAAATATCTTATAGAGATATGATGGATAAAAAACCAGAAGAAGTTATAGCACATGCTGTAAATGGTATGTTACCTAAAAACAAATTAAGAAGTAGAATGATGACTAGATTAAGAGTATTTGCAGGTGCTGAACACACTCATGCAGCTCAAAATCCAGAAGTTTTAAACTTTAAATAA
- a CDS encoding KOW domain-containing protein produces the protein MLSDNLSIGQVVKVSLGRDQGNLFFVVKIINNEYVLIADGKKRKLDKPKLKKVKHLKKYNFINDEVRKRVVSGQEITDSFLRAELTKLN, from the coding sequence GTGCTATCAGATAATTTAAGTATAGGTCAAGTTGTTAAGGTTTCATTAGGTCGAGATCAAGGAAATTTATTTTTCGTAGTCAAGATAATTAATAATGAATATGTATTAATAGCTGATGGAAAGAAAAGAAAACTTGACAAACCTAAGTTAAAGAAAGTTAAGCACTTAAAAAAATATAATTTTATTAATGATGAAGTTAGAAAAAGAGTAGTATCTGGACAAGAGATTACAGATTCTTTTTTAAGAGCTGAACTTACTAAGTTAAATTAG
- the map gene encoding type I methionyl aminopeptidase, with the protein MIILKSKKEIELLREAGKIVADTHEVLRKAISPGISTLELDKIAEENIRKYNAEPSFKGYGGFPGSICASINREVVHGIPGETLLKEGDIVSLDIGAYYKGYHGDSAKTHGVGMISEEDRKLIEVTRESFYEGIKFAKLGYRLSDISHAVQTHVEKHGFSVVRDLVGHGVGANLHEDPQVPNYGLPGKGPRLREGMVVAIEPMVNAGRYHVKTLSDGWTTVTIDGKKSAHYEHTIAITEHEPLILTKL; encoded by the coding sequence ATGATTATCTTGAAATCAAAGAAAGAAATAGAACTTTTAAGAGAAGCAGGCAAAATTGTTGCTGATACTCATGAAGTTTTAAGAAAAGCTATTTCTCCGGGAATATCTACTTTAGAATTAGATAAAATAGCTGAAGAGAATATAAGAAAATACAATGCTGAACCTTCTTTTAAAGGATATGGAGGTTTTCCAGGAAGTATATGTGCTTCTATCAATAGAGAAGTTGTACATGGAATTCCAGGTGAGACTCTATTAAAGGAAGGAGACATTGTAAGCTTAGATATAGGAGCCTATTATAAAGGATATCATGGTGATTCTGCGAAAACTCATGGAGTAGGCATGATATCTGAAGAAGATAGGAAATTAATAGAAGTAACTAGAGAAAGCTTCTATGAAGGAATAAAATTTGCTAAATTAGGATATAGACTTTCGGATATCTCACACGCAGTACAAACACACGTTGAGAAACATGGTTTCTCAGTAGTTAGGGATTTGGTAGGACATGGAGTTGGAGCAAATCTTCATGAAGATCCACAGGTACCTAATTATGGACTCCCAGGAAAAGGACCAAGACTTAGAGAAGGAATGGTTGTTGCTATAGAGCCAATGGTTAATGCAGGTCGTTATCATGTAAAGACTCTATCAGATGGGTGGACGACTGTTACAATAGATGGAAAAAAATCAGCTCATTATGAGCATACGATAGCAATTACTGAACATGAACCTTTGATATTGACAAAGTTGTAA
- a CDS encoding energy-coupling factor transporter transmembrane protein EcfT, with product MLKDITIGQYYPTSSAIHKLDPRIKLVATIVFMVSIFVVNKFWPYMIVLLCLLGMIKLANIPVKYIVKGVKPLKWIILFTFIINIFFLPGDEIWSFGFLTITSQGLRQAIFMAIRLIFLVIGTSLLTLTTSPIELTDGIERLLNPFKKIGLPVHELAMMMTIALRFIPTLLDETDKIMKAQMSRGADFESKNLINRAKNLVPLLVPLFVSAFRRADELAMAMEARCYRGGHNRTKMRESVIVKADYIACVFQVIYLGLIIATRFIAI from the coding sequence ATGTTAAAAGATATAACTATAGGGCAATACTACCCAACAAGTTCTGCTATTCATAAATTAGATCCAAGGATAAAACTTGTAGCAACAATTGTATTTATGGTATCTATATTTGTAGTAAATAAATTTTGGCCTTATATGATAGTTTTATTATGTTTATTAGGTATGATAAAGTTAGCTAATATACCTGTTAAGTATATTGTTAAGGGTGTAAAACCTCTTAAGTGGATTATTTTATTTACATTTATTATAAATATATTTTTCTTACCAGGTGATGAGATATGGTCATTTGGATTTTTAACAATAACAAGTCAAGGCTTGAGACAAGCAATTTTTATGGCAATAAGACTTATATTTTTAGTAATTGGGACATCATTACTTACTTTAACAACTTCACCAATAGAATTGACAGATGGTATAGAGCGATTATTGAATCCCTTTAAGAAAATTGGTTTACCAGTTCATGAGCTTGCAATGATGATGACAATTGCTTTGCGCTTTATTCCTACATTATTAGACGAAACAGATAAAATAATGAAGGCTCAAATGTCTAGAGGTGCAGACTTTGAAAGTAAAAATCTTATAAATAGAGCTAAAAATCTAGTACCTCTTTTAGTTCCACTATTTGTTAGTGCATTTAGAAGAGCTGATGAATTGGCTATGGCCATGGAAGCTAGATGTTATAGAGGTGGACACAATAGAACAAAAATGAGGGAGTCTGTTATAGTAAAAGCAGATTATATAGCATGTGTGTTTCAAGTTATTTATTTAGGATTAATCATAGCTACTAGATTTATAGCGATTTAA
- a CDS encoding energy-coupling factor transporter ATPase, with translation MDNIIKVNNISFEYITDEAKLKAIDNLSLDVKKGEFVAIIGHNGSGKSTLSKNLNAILMPTEGNILIDGMDTKEEERLWDIRQTAGMVFQNPDNQIVATIVEEDVAFGPENLGIEPKEIRRIVEESLKSVGMYDLRGRQPHLLSGGQKQRVAIAGIIAMRPKCIIFDEATAMLDPSGRKEVMKTIKRLNKEENITVLHITHFMEEAVEADRVVVMEKGKKLLEGTPKEVFSKIEMLKEIGLDVPCMTELSSLLIEEGINISSDILTVDEMVMELCQL, from the coding sequence ATGGATAATATAATAAAAGTAAACAATATTTCATTTGAGTATATTACAGATGAAGCAAAACTTAAAGCAATAGATAATTTAAGCTTAGATGTTAAAAAGGGAGAATTTGTTGCGATAATAGGACATAATGGTTCTGGCAAGTCTACTTTATCTAAAAACTTAAATGCTATTCTTATGCCTACAGAAGGAAATATTCTCATTGATGGAATGGACACCAAAGAAGAAGAAAGATTATGGGATATAAGGCAAACAGCAGGTATGGTATTTCAAAACCCAGATAATCAAATTGTTGCCACAATAGTAGAAGAAGATGTAGCTTTTGGTCCTGAAAACTTAGGTATAGAGCCAAAAGAGATAAGACGAATTGTAGAAGAGTCTTTAAAAAGTGTAGGTATGTATGATTTGAGAGGTAGACAACCACATTTGTTATCAGGTGGCCAAAAACAGAGGGTTGCAATAGCAGGCATAATTGCCATGAGACCCAAGTGTATAATATTTGATGAAGCAACAGCGATGTTAGACCCATCTGGAAGAAAAGAAGTTATGAAAACAATAAAAAGGCTTAATAAAGAAGAAAATATAACTGTTTTACATATAACTCACTTTATGGAAGAAGCTGTGGAAGCTGATAGAGTTGTCGTTATGGAGAAAGGTAAGAAACTTTTAGAAGGGACTCCTAAAGAAGTATTTAGTAAAATAGAGATGTTAAAGGAAATCGGTTTAGATGTGCCTTGTATGACAGAGTTGTCTAGTTTATTAATAGAAGAAGGTATAAATATTAGTAGTGATATATTAACTGTGGATGAGATGGTGATGGAATTATGTCAATTATAG
- a CDS encoding adenylate kinase has protein sequence MRIILLGPPGAGKGTQAAGIVEKYNIPHISTGDIFRKNIKEGTELGKKAKEYMDQGLLVPDELTVGLVTDRISQEDCKNGFMLDGFPRNVAQGEHLDVFLKNAGIVLDKVVNIEVDKSILVSRAVGRRICKSCGATYHVEFNPPKVKGVCDVCQGELYQRADDNEETVSKRIQVYLDETKPLVDYYSKQGIIADIKGDQAIDKVFEDIVAALGSGK, from the coding sequence ATGAGAATAATATTACTTGGACCTCCAGGTGCTGGTAAAGGTACTCAGGCGGCAGGAATAGTAGAAAAATACAATATACCTCATATATCAACAGGAGATATATTCAGAAAGAATATAAAAGAGGGAACAGAACTTGGAAAAAAAGCTAAAGAATACATGGACCAAGGTTTATTAGTACCAGATGAGTTAACTGTAGGTTTAGTTACTGATAGAATATCTCAAGAAGACTGTAAAAATGGATTTATGTTGGATGGATTTCCAAGAAATGTAGCACAAGGTGAGCATTTAGATGTATTCTTAAAAAATGCTGGTATAGTACTGGATAAAGTTGTCAATATTGAAGTTGATAAGAGCATATTAGTATCTAGAGCAGTTGGTAGAAGAATATGCAAGTCTTGTGGAGCTACTTATCATGTTGAGTTTAATCCTCCTAAAGTAAAAGGTGTATGTGATGTATGCCAAGGAGAATTGTATCAAAGAGCTGATGATAATGAAGAAACTGTATCTAAGAGAATACAAGTTTATCTAGATGAAACTAAGCCTTTAGTAGATTATTATAGCAAACAAGGTATAATAGCTGATATAAAAGGTGACCAAGCAATAGATAAAGTATTTGAAGATATTGTTGCAGCTTTAGGAAGTGGAAAATAA
- a CDS encoding DNA-directed RNA polymerase subunit alpha has translation MIEIEKPKVDIVELSEDYRYGKFVIEPLERGYGITIGNALRRILLSSLPGVAVNAIKIDGVLHEFSTIPGVKEDVTEIILTLKELSATIDGEGSRTLKIEAQGPCSITGSDIICPPDVEILSKDLAIATLDDNAKFNMEIFVDKGRGYVSAEENKTENVPIGVLPVDSIYTPVEKVSYHVENTRVGQKTDYDKLVLEVWTNGSINPQEGISLAAKVLVEHLNLFIDLTEHVSSVEIMVEKEEDQKEKVLEMTIEELDLSVRSYNCLKRAGINTVEELANKSEDDMMKVRNLGKKSLEEVIQKLEELGLGLKPSEE, from the coding sequence ATGATAGAAATAGAAAAGCCAAAAGTAGATATAGTTGAGCTTAGCGAAGACTATAGATATGGTAAGTTTGTTATAGAACCTCTAGAAAGAGGATATGGAATAACTATAGGTAACGCACTAAGAAGAATATTATTATCATCTTTACCAGGTGTAGCAGTAAATGCTATAAAAATAGATGGAGTTCTTCATGAATTCTCTACAATACCTGGTGTTAAAGAAGATGTTACAGAGATAATATTAACTTTAAAAGAGCTTTCAGCAACTATAGATGGTGAAGGAAGTAGAACACTTAAAATAGAGGCTCAAGGACCATGCTCTATCACAGGTTCAGATATAATCTGTCCTCCAGATGTTGAAATATTAAGCAAAGACTTAGCAATAGCTACATTAGATGATAATGCCAAGTTTAATATGGAAATATTTGTAGATAAAGGTAGAGGTTATGTTTCTGCTGAAGAAAATAAAACAGAGAATGTTCCAATAGGTGTTTTACCTGTGGATTCAATATATACTCCTGTTGAGAAAGTTAGTTATCATGTAGAAAACACAAGAGTTGGTCAAAAAACAGATTATGATAAATTAGTACTAGAAGTTTGGACTAATGGTAGTATAAACCCTCAAGAAGGTATATCATTAGCTGCAAAAGTATTAGTTGAGCATTTAAATCTATTTATAGACTTAACTGAACATGTAAGTAGTGTTGAAATCATGGTAGAAAAAGAAGAAGATCAAAAAGAAAAAGTTCTTGAAATGACTATAGAAGAATTAGATTTATCAGTTAGATCATACAACTGTTTAAAGAGAGCGGGAATTAATACAGTTGAAGAATTAGCTAATAAGTCTGAAGACGATATGATGAAGGTTAGAAACCTAGGTAAAAAGTCATTAGAAGAAGTAATACAAAAACTAGAGGAACTTGGGCTAGGATTAAAACCAAGTGAAGAATAG
- the rpsI gene encoding 30S ribosomal protein S9 — protein sequence MANVQYYGTGRRKSSVARVRLVAGEGNILVNGRALENYFNYETLIRDVKQPLVLTGNENKYDVIVKVEGGGFTGQAGAIRHGISRALLKADLDLRPALKKEGFLTRDARMKERKKYGLKAARRAPQFSKR from the coding sequence ATGGCTAACGTTCAATATTATGGAACTGGAAGAAGAAAAAGTTCTGTTGCTAGAGTAAGACTAGTTGCAGGTGAAGGAAATATATTAGTAAATGGAAGAGCATTAGAAAATTATTTTAACTATGAAACATTAATAAGAGATGTTAAACAACCATTAGTTTTAACTGGTAATGAAAATAAATATGATGTTATAGTAAAAGTTGAAGGTGGAGGATTCACTGGACAAGCTGGAGCTATAAGACATGGTATATCTAGAGCTTTATTAAAAGCTGATTTAGATTTAAGACCTGCCTTAAAGAAAGAAGGTTTCTTAACTAGAGATGCTAGAATGAAGGAAAGAAAGAAATACGGATTAAAAGCAGCAAGAAGAGCTCCACAATTCTCAAAAAGATAA
- the rplQ gene encoding 50S ribosomal protein L17 → MAKYRKLGRETAHRNLMLRNLVTCLLRSGRIETTVTRAKETRRMAEKMITLAKRGDLHARRQVLAYVMDETVVNNLFTDLAPKYAERNGGYTRIIKIGPRKGDAAEMAFIELV, encoded by the coding sequence ATGGCTAAGTACCGTAAATTAGGACGTGAAACAGCTCACAGAAACCTTATGTTAAGAAACTTAGTAACTTGTTTACTAAGAAGTGGAAGAATAGAAACTACAGTAACTAGAGCTAAAGAAACTCGTAGAATGGCTGAAAAGATGATAACTCTTGCTAAAAGAGGAGATCTTCATGCTAGAAGACAAGTTTTAGCTTATGTTATGGATGAAACAGTAGTTAATAACTTATTCACAGATTTAGCTCCAAAATATGCTGAGAGAAATGGTGGATACACTAGAATAATAAAAATAGGGCCAAGAAAAGGCGATGCTGCTGAAATGGCTTTTATAGAATTAGTATAG
- the rpsD gene encoding 30S ribosomal protein S4, whose protein sequence is MARYTGASCRQCRREGMKLFLKGDRCYTDKCAIVKRNYAPGQHGQGRKKVSNYGLQLREKQKVKRIYGVLETQFRNLYERAENMPGKSGENLLSLLERRLDNVVYRMGLASSRKEARQLVTHGHFTLNGNKVDIASLTVKVGDVIEVKEKSRSSAKFKNLVEVNSRIAPKWLEANVEGMTAKVVGVPTREDIDLEIAEHLIIELYSK, encoded by the coding sequence ATGGCAAGATATACAGGTGCATCATGTAGACAATGCCGTAGAGAGGGAATGAAATTATTCCTTAAAGGTGATAGATGTTATACAGATAAATGTGCTATAGTTAAAAGAAACTATGCTCCAGGTCAACATGGCCAAGGGAGAAAGAAAGTTTCTAACTATGGATTACAATTAAGAGAAAAACAAAAAGTTAAAAGAATATATGGAGTTTTAGAAACTCAATTTAGAAACTTATACGAACGTGCTGAAAACATGCCTGGAAAATCAGGTGAGAATTTATTAAGTTTATTAGAGAGAAGATTAGACAATGTAGTTTACAGAATGGGACTAGCATCTTCTAGAAAAGAAGCTAGACAATTAGTAACTCATGGTCATTTCACTTTAAATGGAAATAAAGTAGATATAGCTTCATTAACAGTTAAAGTTGGAGATGTGATAGAAGTTAAAGAAAAATCAAGATCTTCTGCAAAATTCAAAAATTTAGTAGAAGTTAACTCAAGAATAGCTCCTAAATGGTTAGAAGCTAATGTAGAAGGAATGACAGCAAAAGTAGTTGGTGTTCCAACAAGAGAAGATATAGATCTTGAAATAGCAGAGCACTTAATCATAGAACTTTACTCTAAATAA
- the rpsK gene encoding 30S ribosomal protein S11, with amino-acid sequence MAKPKKKVTRVRRRERKNIERGHAHIQSTFNNTIITLTDVHGNAISWASSGQLGFKGSRKSTPFASQMAAETAAKAAMEHGLKSVEVFVKGPGSGREAAIRALQATGLEVTMIKDVTPIPHNGCRPPKRRRV; translated from the coding sequence ATGGCTAAACCAAAAAAGAAAGTTACACGTGTTAGAAGAAGAGAACGTAAAAATATAGAACGTGGTCATGCTCATATACAGTCAACTTTCAACAATACAATAATAACTTTAACTGACGTTCATGGAAATGCTATATCTTGGGCAAGTTCAGGACAATTAGGATTCAAAGGGTCAAGAAAATCAACTCCATTTGCATCTCAAATGGCTGCTGAAACAGCTGCAAAAGCTGCGATGGAACACGGATTAAAAAGTGTTGAGGTATTCGTAAAGGGGCCAGGTTCAGGAAGAGAAGCTGCTATAAGAGCTTTACAAGCAACTGGACTAGAAGTAACTATGATAAAAGATGTTACTCCAATCCCACATAACGGATGTAGACCACCAAAGAGAAGAAGAGTGTAA